One region of Cheilinus undulatus linkage group 4, ASM1832078v1, whole genome shotgun sequence genomic DNA includes:
- the LOC121508843 gene encoding uncharacterized protein LOC121508843, which translates to MTVRAAVTGLVIFLLSVPVVQSQNGWGVTYSQTEVCALEGSTVELSCTYTYPSSGYDRVTESFWFTKTQNKEPVDVRTDSQYTGRVTYSCEGKRCTLRITNVEKRDSATYKFRFITNQDGGRFTGYPGVILSVTDLQVQGTSSRSKLELKCLSPCPLPHHVSYVWYKNGHKISAEESSYSDSYVDADSYSCALKGYEDFPSPLYCYYDSYCNKVKYTHRTICASRGSSVDISCSYRSYESISSKFWFRSERRQSRQYDLWPKDLREDSQYVNRVQVTDNESGDTTLRISELRESDSAVYRFTFTAGSSGWGTSLPGTTLTVTVKL; encoded by the exons TGGTCCAGAGTCAGAATGGCTGGGGAGTGACTTATTCACAAACTGAAGTCTGTGCCTTGGAAGGATCAACAGTGGAACTAAGCTGCACCTACACATATCCAAGTTCTGGCTATGATAGAGTTACTGAATCATTCTGGTTTACTAAAACACAGAATAAGGAACCTGTTGATGTGAGAACAGACTCACAGTACACAGGACGTGTGACGTACAGTTGTGAAGGGAAACGCTGCACTCTGAGAATCACTAACGTAGAGAAGAGAGACTCAGCTACGTACAAGTTCAGATTCATAACAAACCAAGATGGTGGCAGATTTACAGGATACCCTGGAGTCATTTTGTCTGTTACAG ATCTTCAGGTGCAGGGAACTTCTTCACGGTCCAAGCTAGAACTGAAATGTCTCAGCCCTTGTCCTTTACCTCATCATGTCTCCTATGTCTGGTACAAGAATGGACACAAAATCTCTGCAGAAGAATCTTCTTATTCAGACAGTTATGTTGATGCAGACAGCTACTCCTGTGCTTTGAAAGGCTATGAGGATTTCCCCTCTCCTCTGTACT GTTACTATGATTCTTACTGTAACAAAGTGAAATACACTCACAGAACCATCTGCGCCTCCAGAGGCTCATCAGTGGACATCTCTTGTTCTTACAGAAGTTATGAAAGCATCAGCTCAAAATTCTGGTTCAGATCTGAGCGACGTCAGTCTAGGCAATATGACCTATGGCCTAAAGACCTCAGAGAAGATTCCCAGTATGTAAATCGTGTTCAGGTCACTGATAATGAGAGTGGAGACACCACCCTGAGAATCTCTGAGCTGAGAGAGAGCGATTCAGCCGTCTATCgtttcacatttacagcagGAAGCTCTGGATGGGGAACCAGTTTACCTGGTACAACTCTGACTGTAACAG TTAAACTCTGA